Proteins co-encoded in one Flavobacterium fluviale genomic window:
- a CDS encoding PorP/SprF family type IX secretion system membrane protein codes for MKKIFYVITIFVLGAFEVSAQQESQYTQYMYNTMTINPGYTGTRGLPSIFGLYRTQWVGLDGAPKTANFSIEAPISSNGQGLGLSVISDKIGPSQETTLTASYAYPIQLSADVHLSLGISASGNFMQIDYNKLNVERPEDHFLSGNLTKNSPNFGAGIYFHSSKWYAGLSVPMILETKFYDDVKTSVASQRMHFYAMGGYVFDLNDNLKFKPAAMVKMVSGAPLAVDLSANFLISEKLTLGAAYRWDAAVSAMAGFQVTSGLNVGYAYDYDTQKIGNYNSGSHEIFLRFDLFSGTKYRLVTPRFF; via the coding sequence ATGAAGAAAATTTTTTATGTAATTACAATATTTGTTTTGGGAGCTTTTGAGGTTTCGGCCCAGCAGGAATCCCAATATACACAATATATGTATAATACGATGACAATTAATCCAGGATATACTGGAACCCGTGGTTTACCAAGCATTTTTGGATTGTATAGAACACAATGGGTAGGTTTGGATGGAGCTCCTAAAACAGCAAATTTTTCAATTGAAGCACCTATAAGTTCAAACGGTCAAGGTTTAGGATTGTCTGTAATAAGCGATAAAATTGGACCGTCGCAAGAAACTACTTTAACTGCAAGTTATGCTTATCCAATCCAGCTTTCCGCTGATGTTCATTTATCTTTAGGGATTAGTGCAAGTGGTAATTTTATGCAGATTGATTACAATAAGCTTAATGTTGAAAGACCTGAAGATCATTTTCTTTCTGGAAATTTAACAAAGAATTCTCCAAACTTTGGAGCAGGAATCTATTTTCACTCTTCAAAATGGTACGCAGGTTTATCAGTACCAATGATTTTAGAAACCAAGTTTTATGATGATGTTAAAACATCTGTGGCTTCTCAAAGAATGCACTTTTACGCAATGGGAGGTTATGTTTTTGACCTGAACGATAATTTAAAGTTTAAACCTGCAGCAATGGTTAAAATGGTGAGTGGTGCTCCATTAGCGGTTGATTTATCGGCAAACTTCTTAATCAGCGAAAAGCTCACTTTAGGAGCAGCTTATAGATGGGATGCCGCTGTAAGTGCAATGGCAGGTTTCCAAGTTACGTCAGGTTTGAATGTTGGCTATGCTTACGATTATGACACACAGAAAATAGGAAACTATAATTCAGGTTCTCATGAGATCTTCCTTCGTTTCGATTTATTTTCTGGGACTAAATACAGATTGGTTACGCCAAGATTCTTTTAA
- a CDS encoding tail fiber domain-containing protein — protein MKHFKDGIIVILALFGFYSAQAQVGVGTLTPDNSAQLDITSSNKGVLMPRVALTKTTDQSPVTGVIAKSLLVYNTATVNDVTPGFYYWDGSKWSRMIAGNDPIQFTETLTTLHYDNTNNQLTYIDEKGVSNVLQLLSQAGPQGMQGIQGIPGAVGPQGPQGEQGATGLQGEQGAAGPQGPQGEQGVAGPQGIQGEPGLTGPQGIQGEQGAAGPQGPQGEQGAAGPQGPQGEQGAVGPQGPQGEQGAAGPQGIQGETGAAGPQGIQGETGATGPQGIQGETGATGPQGIQGEQGVPGPQGIQGIQGLQGEKGEAGAPPTIGAGSVTSSNLITVTNGANNAFKDTEISLTAGTAGQIMQTVGTTPTWVDAPLAVKEPWFNTATNKQATENTQNIYQMGNIGIGTAFPNAPLQFENVFANRKIVLYQNGNNDNMVYGLGVNNAQFRLQVPTTANGFSFNAGTGATGSKELARIYGNGKMHVANAIIVDADGISDGTLSPANSGLVFGSVSSQVGISSNRTSVVSGSNRFGLDFWTENVKRMSINTVGNVGIGTTAPDTRFNVEGGISHFRNDGKQLVVENSTSTDGSNELIFKAGTTGYYLGTAIGGTSGNNFSIARARYMNPNLAISPGVATRIFQIDGTTNNFSIGDGLPTADKLTVYGTISCVDANGTAFNVTSDRRYKKDIAPITDALSIVERVQGVSYNWRKEEFKEMNFNDKHQLGVIAQDIEKILPEAVSKNDQGFYTVNYTMLIPVLVEAVKEQQKEISTSNAAIKELQNNQAMQQKEIEELKALIKNLK, from the coding sequence ATGAAACATTTCAAAGACGGAATAATTGTAATTCTTGCACTATTTGGGTTTTACAGTGCTCAAGCTCAGGTTGGAGTTGGTACACTTACACCAGATAATTCAGCGCAGCTAGACATTACTTCTTCAAACAAAGGAGTACTTATGCCTAGAGTAGCTTTAACAAAAACTACAGATCAAAGTCCTGTTACGGGAGTTATAGCAAAAAGTCTGCTGGTTTATAATACAGCGACAGTAAATGATGTTACCCCAGGATTTTACTACTGGGATGGAAGTAAATGGTCTCGAATGATTGCTGGAAATGATCCAATTCAATTTACAGAAACACTAACCACATTACATTATGATAACACTAATAATCAGTTAACCTACATAGATGAAAAAGGAGTTTCAAACGTGTTACAATTACTAAGCCAAGCAGGTCCACAGGGAATGCAGGGTATTCAAGGTATTCCGGGAGCGGTTGGACCTCAAGGACCTCAGGGAGAACAAGGAGCAACTGGGCTTCAAGGAGAACAAGGAGCAGCGGGTCCTCAAGGACCTCAAGGCGAACAAGGAGTTGCTGGTCCTCAAGGAATTCAGGGAGAACCAGGATTGACTGGTCCTCAAGGAATCCAAGGAGAACAAGGAGCAGCGGGACCACAAGGACCTCAAGGTGAACAAGGAGCAGCGGGACCTCAAGGACCTCAAGGAGAACAAGGAGCAGTGGGACCACAAGGACCTCAAGGTGAACAAGGAGCAGCGGGTCCACAAGGAATTCAAGGAGAGACAGGAGCGGCTGGACCTCAAGGAATTCAGGGAGAGACAGGAGCAACGGGTCCACAAGGAATTCAAGGAGAGACAGGAGCAACGGGACCTCAAGGAATTCAGGGAGAACAAGGAGTACCTGGACCTCAAGGAATTCAAGGAATTCAAGGTCTGCAAGGTGAAAAAGGAGAAGCTGGGGCGCCGCCAACCATTGGTGCGGGTTCTGTAACAAGTTCCAACCTTATTACAGTTACTAATGGTGCAAACAACGCATTTAAAGACACTGAAATTAGCTTAACCGCAGGAACAGCAGGTCAAATCATGCAGACTGTAGGTACGACGCCAACTTGGGTAGATGCGCCTTTAGCGGTAAAAGAACCTTGGTTTAATACAGCAACAAATAAGCAGGCTACAGAAAATACTCAAAATATTTACCAAATGGGAAATATTGGTATTGGTACAGCTTTTCCAAATGCTCCATTACAATTTGAAAATGTTTTTGCAAATAGAAAGATTGTATTGTATCAAAATGGAAACAACGACAATATGGTTTATGGGTTAGGTGTAAATAACGCCCAATTCAGGTTACAGGTTCCAACAACAGCAAATGGTTTTAGTTTTAATGCAGGAACTGGTGCAACAGGTTCAAAAGAATTAGCGCGAATTTACGGTAATGGTAAAATGCATGTTGCCAATGCGATAATTGTTGATGCAGACGGAATTTCTGACGGAACGCTTTCTCCTGCAAATTCAGGTCTTGTATTTGGAAGTGTATCATCACAGGTAGGTATTAGTTCTAACAGAACTTCAGTAGTAAGCGGTTCAAATCGTTTTGGTTTAGATTTTTGGACAGAGAATGTAAAACGCATGTCTATAAATACTGTAGGTAATGTTGGTATTGGAACTACTGCGCCAGATACAAGATTTAATGTAGAAGGAGGTATATCGCACTTTAGAAATGATGGTAAACAATTGGTTGTAGAAAATAGTACATCTACAGACGGCAGCAATGAATTAATATTCAAAGCGGGTACAACAGGATATTATTTAGGTACAGCAATTGGCGGAACAAGTGGTAATAATTTCAGCATTGCCCGTGCGCGTTATATGAATCCGAACCTGGCTATTTCTCCAGGAGTAGCTACAAGAATTTTCCAAATTGACGGAACAACTAATAATTTCTCTATTGGAGATGGTCTGCCAACAGCAGATAAACTTACGGTATACGGAACAATAAGTTGTGTTGATGCTAACGGTACAGCATTTAATGTTACTTCAGACCGTCGTTACAAAAAAGATATTGCACCAATTACAGATGCTTTGAGTATTGTAGAAAGAGTACAGGGTGTAAGTTACAATTGGAGAAAAGAAGAGTTTAAAGAAATGAACTTTAATGATAAACACCAATTGGGAGTAATTGCACAAGACATCGAAAAAATTCTTCCAGAAGCGGTAAGTAAAAATGACCAAGGTTTTTACACAGTAAACTATACTATGCTTATTCCTGTATTAGTAGAAGCAGTAAAAGAACAGCAAAAAGAAATAAGTACTTCTAATGCTGCAATTAAAGAGCTTCAAAATAATCAGGCAATGCAGCAAAAAGAAATAGAAGAATTAAAAGCATTAATTAAAAACCTAAAATAA
- a CDS encoding gliding motility-associated C-terminal domain-containing protein, with amino-acid sequence MENKDLYKVKLSDFKMVNKRGSYALGLFAGLFTCNIMNAQFVNSGEVKIADNTIMAIYMDYNNETSGNFINDGQTYIFQNWNNDGKVGYTPAGNGQTFFTGQQSQSIEGSKQSDFQNVIFDNMSALVPFNLKTMISVGKNSDFKNGIINAFYAETDQLHDKSKMIFLENANHTAAGDQSFVDGRVEKRGNAEFYFPVGNELFYRPSYHAVNGSAANVYTTQYFYQNSDPAYPHSNKDESILKINDKEYWKISQDQGSEKIVLSLTLDHDTTPSDYFQQNSDTELAIVRWDESLNKWVNEGGVLSADITGEAYEKLLTAQVSGYGIFTMAVVKKTEDPVEDVVVYNALSPNDDGVNDTFHIKGISEYPDNTVEIYNRWGVKVYDTVSYNESDNMFRGYSDGRVTVKRGDKLPTGTYFYILKYNVNGKGKEKTGYLYINNQ; translated from the coding sequence ATGGAAAATAAAGATTTATATAAAGTAAAATTGTCAGATTTTAAAATGGTAAATAAAAGAGGTTCATATGCCTTGGGACTATTTGCAGGTTTGTTTACGTGTAATATAATGAATGCCCAATTTGTAAACAGCGGCGAAGTTAAAATAGCTGATAATACCATAATGGCAATCTACATGGATTACAATAATGAAACTTCCGGCAATTTTATTAATGATGGTCAGACTTATATTTTTCAAAACTGGAATAATGATGGAAAAGTAGGTTATACCCCTGCGGGAAATGGACAGACCTTTTTTACAGGGCAGCAAAGCCAGTCAATTGAAGGGTCAAAACAATCAGATTTTCAAAATGTAATTTTTGACAATATGAGCGCTTTAGTTCCTTTTAATCTTAAAACCATGATTTCTGTTGGTAAAAATTCTGATTTCAAAAATGGAATTATCAATGCGTTTTATGCAGAGACAGATCAGTTACACGATAAAAGTAAAATGATTTTTCTGGAAAATGCAAATCATACTGCTGCAGGCGACCAGAGTTTTGTGGACGGAAGGGTAGAAAAAAGAGGAAATGCAGAATTTTACTTTCCTGTTGGTAATGAGTTGTTTTACAGACCATCATATCATGCGGTAAATGGATCTGCAGCAAATGTTTATACGACACAATATTTTTATCAAAATTCTGATCCTGCTTATCCACATTCTAATAAGGATGAAAGCATACTTAAAATCAACGATAAGGAATACTGGAAAATCAGCCAGGACCAAGGCAGTGAAAAAATTGTCTTAAGTCTGACACTAGACCATGACACAACACCATCGGATTATTTTCAGCAAAATTCGGATACTGAATTGGCAATAGTAAGATGGGATGAAAGCTTGAATAAATGGGTTAATGAAGGAGGAGTTTTAAGTGCAGATATAACAGGCGAAGCTTATGAGAAATTGTTAACAGCGCAGGTTAGCGGCTACGGAATCTTTACCATGGCTGTTGTGAAGAAGACAGAAGATCCAGTGGAGGATGTTGTGGTGTACAACGCATTATCTCCAAATGATGATGGAGTGAACGATACCTTCCATATCAAAGGAATTAGCGAATACCCAGATAACACTGTAGAAATCTATAACAGATGGGGTGTAAAAGTGTATGATACAGTTTCTTATAATGAAAGCGACAATATGTTTAGAGGATACTCTGATGGCCGTGTAACGGTAAAAAGAGGAGATAAGCTTCCTACAGGTACCTATTTCTATATTTTGAAGTACAACGTAAATGGAAAAGGCAAGGAGAAAACGGGTTATCTATACATTAATAATCAATAA
- a CDS encoding OmpA family protein, which produces MISKKIKTALALLCICLVQMQGINAQNKKAAKADEVYNKFAFIEAGKLYKSLVDKGDTSTEVYTKLGNCYYFNGQSPEAADSYAKVFNSGKSVTPEFYFRYAQALNNSKKYNEANAVMKKYYAVTGKKDLSENWKEQKLMADIQKQSGRYDIKPVSLNSPVSDFGTSFDGKDKVMFASARDSGVIIKRKHSWNEKSFMKIYTANVTADGDLEDAAPVKGDINTKYHQSSPAITKDGKYMYFTRNNYMDGKLGADKNGTNFLKIYVAENVKGEWKNVKELPYPINSDGFSSAHPALSPDETQLFFASDRNNSFGNSDLYVVSLKKGNLVGNDVTKLSDEINTPGRETYPFMDKKGILYFASDGHPGLGGLDVFAAMKDQAGIYHVVNVGDGINTPEDDFAYVINDSKKGYFSSNRTGNDDINRFVENKPVIFDFDIRSIIFGTIAENGKPLPDLKVEVFDSNNASIATGVTDNQGNYKVFVDPYQNYRVVYSKPLYAEKTVNAEQLKPLEKREISFELTKEVEVIVDGETVKIKDGDDLTDKLKLNPIYFDLNGYNIRQSSKKELDKVVALMKDRPNISIKVNSYTDSRGRDEFNMKLSQNRAKSTVNYIIKAGIEKERISGEGFGETHLLNHCSNGVKCSENEHELNRRSEFIISFSK; this is translated from the coding sequence ATGATATCTAAAAAGATAAAAACAGCATTAGCTTTACTTTGCATTTGTCTCGTACAAATGCAGGGAATTAATGCACAGAATAAAAAAGCTGCAAAAGCAGATGAAGTCTACAATAAGTTTGCATTTATTGAAGCAGGTAAATTATATAAAAGCCTTGTAGACAAAGGTGATACTTCAACCGAAGTTTATACAAAATTAGGTAATTGCTATTACTTTAATGGGCAGTCCCCAGAAGCAGCAGACTCTTACGCTAAAGTTTTTAATTCAGGAAAATCTGTAACCCCAGAATTTTATTTTCGTTACGCCCAGGCTTTAAACAATTCTAAGAAATACAATGAAGCCAACGCTGTAATGAAAAAGTATTACGCTGTAACGGGTAAAAAAGATTTAAGTGAAAACTGGAAAGAGCAAAAATTAATGGCAGATATTCAAAAACAATCTGGCCGTTACGATATCAAACCAGTAAGCCTTAATTCTCCAGTTTCTGATTTTGGAACTTCATTTGATGGTAAAGATAAAGTGATGTTTGCATCTGCAAGAGATTCGGGTGTTATTATTAAACGCAAACACAGCTGGAATGAAAAGTCATTCATGAAAATTTACACAGCTAATGTTACTGCAGATGGAGATTTAGAAGATGCCGCACCCGTTAAAGGAGATATCAATACTAAATATCACCAAAGCAGTCCTGCAATTACTAAAGATGGTAAGTACATGTATTTTACCAGAAATAACTATATGGATGGAAAATTAGGAGCAGATAAAAATGGAACTAATTTCTTAAAAATATATGTTGCTGAAAATGTAAAGGGGGAATGGAAAAACGTAAAAGAGCTACCTTATCCAATTAATAGTGATGGTTTCTCTTCTGCACACCCAGCTCTTAGTCCTGATGAAACACAATTGTTTTTCGCATCAGATCGTAACAATAGTTTTGGTAACTCAGATTTGTATGTCGTAAGCTTAAAGAAAGGAAATTTAGTTGGAAATGATGTAACTAAGCTAAGTGACGAAATCAACACTCCAGGCCGCGAAACTTATCCTTTTATGGATAAAAAAGGTATTTTGTATTTTGCATCAGACGGTCATCCTGGACTTGGCGGCTTAGATGTATTTGCTGCTATGAAAGATCAAGCAGGAATTTATCATGTTGTAAATGTTGGGGATGGTATCAATACACCTGAGGATGACTTTGCTTACGTTATAAATGACAGTAAAAAAGGTTATTTTTCTTCAAATAGAACTGGTAACGATGATATTAACAGATTTGTAGAAAATAAACCTGTAATTTTTGACTTTGACATCAGATCAATAATTTTTGGAACAATTGCAGAAAACGGGAAACCGCTGCCAGATCTTAAAGTTGAAGTATTTGATTCTAATAATGCAAGTATTGCAACAGGAGTAACAGATAATCAAGGAAATTACAAAGTATTTGTTGATCCTTACCAAAACTACAGAGTAGTTTATAGTAAGCCTTTGTATGCTGAAAAAACAGTTAATGCAGAACAGCTTAAACCGCTTGAGAAAAGAGAAATTAGTTTCGAGTTAACTAAAGAAGTGGAAGTTATTGTGGATGGAGAGACAGTTAAGATTAAAGACGGAGATGATTTGACTGACAAATTAAAATTAAATCCAATCTACTTTGACCTTAATGGTTATAACATAAGACAATCGTCTAAGAAAGAGTTAGATAAAGTAGTAGCATTAATGAAAGACAGACCAAATATTTCTATAAAAGTAAATTCTTATACAGATAGTAGAGGTCGAGATGAATTTAACATGAAACTATCTCAAAACAGAGCAAAATCTACAGTTAATTATATAATTAAAGCTGGTATAGAAAAAGAAAGAATTAGTGGTGAAGGTTTCGGTGAAACACATTTATTAAACCACTGTTCGAATGGTGTGAAATGTTCTGAAAATGAACACGAATTAAATAGACGTTCAGAGTTTATTATAAGTTTTAGTAAATAA
- a CDS encoding helix-turn-helix domain-containing protein has protein sequence MRKITHHYTLTPEWQLKVVEQLNTKLIDNKLINVPNDIGKGFFYFSPIMEGISVVYADLTVTTPLKITRLKSDNELFIFHFDLSKHTNMVKINHLDYEIGSFNQLDLIILDNNIESSITPVLNERTIALRLLIDKKLLQDFIRKINEKENYFSKSKTNKKAFYHYGSVDSNSILLIQSITSKSVNDLSFDSFIKGISLKVLGNFFNKFYSTVDEDTQVTDLENKSLEKTKEYLLNNLYGPFPSLTFLAGMAGMSDSKYKSLFKKRFSNTPKNLFITEKMNLAQKLLKSGEYSTLTAVMYELNYTKLNYFCSKYFEQLKTKATDDFVKKNQKDQKK, from the coding sequence ATGAGAAAAATTACACATCATTACACCTTAACACCAGAATGGCAGTTAAAGGTAGTAGAGCAATTAAATACCAAATTAATAGACAATAAACTTATTAATGTCCCAAATGATATTGGGAAAGGTTTCTTTTATTTTTCGCCAATTATGGAAGGCATCTCTGTAGTTTATGCCGATCTTACAGTAACAACCCCTTTGAAGATAACCCGGCTAAAATCGGATAATGAATTGTTTATTTTTCATTTTGATCTGAGTAAGCATACTAACATGGTCAAAATAAACCATCTTGACTATGAAATTGGTTCTTTTAATCAATTAGATTTGATTATTTTAGACAATAATATCGAGAGTTCTATTACACCTGTTTTAAATGAAAGAACAATTGCTTTACGATTACTGATCGATAAAAAACTGCTTCAGGATTTTATTCGAAAAATCAATGAAAAGGAAAACTATTTTTCCAAAAGCAAAACAAATAAAAAGGCATTTTATCACTATGGCAGTGTTGATAGTAATAGTATACTCCTAATTCAATCTATCACAAGCAAATCTGTCAATGATTTATCTTTTGACTCTTTTATAAAAGGAATTTCCTTAAAAGTATTAGGTAATTTTTTCAATAAATTTTACAGTACAGTAGATGAAGATACTCAAGTTACAGACCTCGAAAATAAATCGTTGGAAAAAACAAAGGAATACTTGCTTAACAATTTGTACGGCCCGTTTCCTTCATTAACCTTCCTGGCAGGAATGGCCGGTATGTCTGATTCAAAATATAAAAGTTTATTTAAAAAACGTTTCAGCAATACACCTAAAAATCTTTTTATTACAGAAAAAATGAATCTCGCCCAGAAGCTTCTAAAGAGCGGCGAATACAGCACGTTAACAGCAGTTATGTATGAACTTAATTATACTAAACTTAATTATTTCTGCAGTAAATATTTTGAACAATTAAAAACAAAAGCTACAGATGATTTTGTAAAGAAAAATCAGAAGGATCAAAAAAAGTAA
- a CDS encoding helix-turn-helix domain-containing protein: MKIIEHHYSADLEWVENYASKIGGRVEGNFIVALEQSQSGTRYFLDCGDGIIAYYINVEYHRNFRLIQKNLNPDFIGFYYNLTDGAASVSNEQFTYNVGRWQYNLSVIDGSLESQYNVTKGSKTFALCIFIKKSMIKAYVKKNNINIKNIDSIIDSKENTIVRFDRMSSESFHLLNDLRKLEVGGAFFDLSLRGTVHMLISNYLRKIATKRLIIQTVNESDLANIINIQMYLINHIEDHFPSIAFMAEMANMSESKFKSLFKKITGNTANVFFMENKLLFAKELLEKKQLTVSQISDQLNFTNNSYFASKFKEYFGLSPKAFYKQL, from the coding sequence ATGAAAATAATTGAACATCATTATAGTGCAGATTTAGAATGGGTAGAAAATTATGCTTCTAAAATTGGAGGAAGAGTCGAAGGAAATTTTATAGTAGCTCTAGAACAGTCCCAATCTGGAACCAGATATTTTCTAGATTGTGGTGATGGAATAATAGCTTACTACATTAATGTGGAGTACCATAGAAATTTTCGACTGATACAAAAAAACCTGAATCCAGATTTTATTGGTTTTTATTATAACTTAACCGATGGAGCAGCAAGCGTAAGCAATGAACAATTTACGTATAACGTGGGTCGATGGCAGTATAATTTGTCCGTGATCGATGGTTCATTAGAATCACAATATAATGTTACAAAAGGGAGCAAAACTTTTGCTCTTTGCATTTTTATCAAAAAAAGCATGATCAAGGCTTATGTCAAAAAAAACAATATCAATATCAAGAATATAGATAGTATTATTGACTCCAAGGAGAATACTATTGTTCGTTTTGACCGAATGAGCAGTGAAAGTTTTCATTTACTTAACGATTTACGAAAATTAGAAGTGGGTGGTGCTTTTTTTGATTTAAGCCTAAGAGGAACAGTCCATATGCTGATTTCAAATTATTTAAGAAAAATTGCTACTAAAAGACTTATCATACAAACAGTAAATGAAAGTGATCTCGCTAACATAATTAACATTCAAATGTATCTGATTAACCATATAGAAGATCATTTTCCGAGTATTGCTTTCATGGCTGAAATGGCCAATATGTCTGAATCGAAATTTAAAAGTTTATTTAAAAAAATAACCGGGAATACAGCAAATGTTTTCTTCATGGAAAATAAGCTGCTGTTTGCCAAAGAACTTCTGGAAAAAAAACAACTGACTGTTTCACAAATATCAGATCAATTAAATTTTACCAATAATTCTTATTTCGCATCAAAATTTAAAGAATATTTTGGACTGTCTCCAAAAGCATTTTATAAACAGCTGTAA